The following are from one region of the Arthrobacter sp. TMP15 genome:
- a CDS encoding HNH endonuclease, with product MTLSAQQSAARLGIDPSSARHKLRSGELVGRLEKRRWLVEDQDIDAYLQQYAGSEVHVVEMSDCAAELPTPASSAVVSEALKTVETGKHAGAWLLLAVGENRAFGSNDGYDDMPSTHYRWDDTVPNHARIKVGDPVVLWDKKVSLGASVINSIDTVHKIKPIYRCPNCGKAHIKARKVTKPRYRCFKCSETFDEPTTTQKQVLEFTASYGSSWVGLDGLLTGAALRGLCLSPKSQLSMRPFRWDEFRVMLANSSGPELLTVLDAAMTSIPGGHKHANVRVRVGQGAFRRKLLATFGEMCAITGPVPAAALEAAHLYSFAKSGEHHEFGGLLLRRDLHRLFDLGFIAINPRSLAIDVSPTLAGYRTYKELDGKPLTAALGKRQTRWLEEHWAEHRSGAY from the coding sequence TTGACACTTTCGGCCCAGCAATCAGCAGCAAGATTGGGTATTGATCCCTCCTCCGCCCGCCATAAACTCCGGAGTGGGGAATTGGTGGGTCGACTTGAGAAGAGGCGCTGGCTTGTTGAAGATCAAGATATCGACGCCTACCTACAGCAGTACGCCGGGAGCGAGGTTCATGTCGTTGAAATGTCGGATTGTGCAGCTGAACTCCCCACCCCAGCATCATCGGCTGTGGTCTCCGAAGCGTTGAAGACCGTTGAGACTGGGAAGCACGCCGGAGCATGGCTGCTTTTGGCCGTGGGCGAGAACAGGGCCTTCGGAAGTAACGACGGCTATGACGACATGCCGAGCACCCACTATCGGTGGGATGACACGGTGCCGAACCATGCTCGAATTAAGGTGGGGGACCCCGTCGTTTTATGGGACAAGAAAGTGAGCCTTGGCGCATCCGTGATCAACTCGATTGATACGGTTCACAAGATCAAGCCCATTTACCGCTGCCCGAATTGCGGCAAAGCTCATATTAAAGCAAGAAAGGTCACCAAGCCGCGTTACCGCTGCTTCAAGTGCAGCGAGACCTTCGACGAACCGACCACCACACAAAAACAGGTATTGGAATTCACGGCTAGTTATGGAAGCTCCTGGGTGGGGCTTGATGGTCTGCTGACTGGGGCCGCACTCCGAGGCCTGTGCCTGAGTCCTAAATCCCAACTCAGCATGCGACCGTTTCGGTGGGACGAATTTCGGGTTATGCTAGCGAACTCCAGCGGCCCCGAGCTCTTAACCGTTCTGGACGCGGCCATGACCTCTATCCCAGGCGGGCACAAACACGCCAACGTGCGCGTGAGGGTGGGACAAGGTGCCTTTCGGCGAAAACTACTGGCAACGTTTGGCGAAATGTGTGCCATTACCGGCCCGGTCCCTGCCGCTGCATTGGAAGCAGCCCATCTCTACAGCTTCGCAAAGAGCGGTGAGCACCATGAGTTCGGTGGTCTGCTATTGAGGAGGGACCTTCACAGGCTCTTTGACCTTGGGTTCATTGCGATCAACCCGCGGTCCTTGGCTATTGACGTCTCACCAACACTTGCCGGCTATCGAACGTATAAAGAACTGGATGGCAAACCTCTGACCGCAGCCCTTGGGAAAAGACAAACTCGATGGCTAGAAGAGCACTGGGCCGAACATCGATCTGGAGCCTATTGA
- a CDS encoding DNA cytosine methyltransferase: MFPIIDLFAGPGGLNEGFSSVKDEAGNYAFKTLASFEMDSFACQTLRLRATYRELLRIGGDLQPYFEYISGAKTWPETLKGDFKEAYMAAKQHVYRVELGEENRPKVDEHIELQLGPEDTRGDWALIGGPPCQAYSLAGRSRRTGDENFAFDHKHFLYREYLHILGKFKPTIFVMENVKGLLSSKNGDQSMFQTILADLKRLPSGVSYEIRSLVVDAEPNDIAPNDFIIRSEDYGVPQKRHRVILLGVRSDVVHLIPRQVLNKADGPVTVRAALRGMPAVQAETSYRKPKIAQDWSAVQTAALRDIRSVESPSKLEPLKPGAKAVESYVDWISETELNEPIQHNPRAHMVSDLVRYRVMAELAQRLGKSPKYTDLPPSLHPEHRNIGKVGTPFTDRFRVQVWDTPATTVVSHISKDGHYYIHPDPRQARSFTVREAARLQSFPDNYFFEGPRTQQFHQVGNAVPPLLSKQIGELVAQMLGTLDIHKKDSEVTA; encoded by the coding sequence GTGTTTCCAATCATCGACCTGTTCGCAGGGCCGGGAGGTCTTAACGAAGGATTCTCAAGTGTCAAGGATGAAGCAGGCAACTATGCCTTCAAGACACTAGCATCATTCGAAATGGACAGTTTCGCCTGTCAGACTCTTCGGTTGCGTGCTACGTACCGAGAGCTACTGCGCATTGGCGGCGATCTGCAGCCGTACTTTGAATACATAAGTGGTGCAAAGACCTGGCCAGAAACACTCAAGGGTGACTTCAAAGAGGCCTACATGGCAGCCAAGCAGCATGTCTATCGCGTTGAACTAGGCGAAGAAAATCGTCCAAAAGTGGACGAACACATAGAACTACAGCTGGGGCCAGAGGACACGAGAGGTGACTGGGCCCTCATTGGAGGTCCGCCATGCCAGGCTTACTCCCTCGCTGGCCGGTCTCGCCGCACTGGTGACGAAAATTTTGCCTTCGACCACAAGCATTTTCTCTACCGCGAGTACCTTCACATCTTAGGTAAGTTCAAGCCGACCATTTTTGTCATGGAAAACGTCAAGGGACTGCTTTCATCGAAAAATGGTGATCAGAGCATGTTCCAAACAATCCTTGCCGATCTTAAACGCCTGCCTAGCGGTGTCAGCTACGAGATTCGTTCACTCGTGGTAGATGCAGAACCAAACGATATTGCACCTAATGACTTCATCATCCGATCGGAAGACTATGGTGTTCCTCAGAAACGGCACCGAGTGATCTTGCTTGGAGTTCGGAGTGATGTTGTTCACTTGATCCCGAGGCAAGTACTCAACAAGGCTGACGGACCAGTGACTGTTCGAGCAGCTTTGCGAGGGATGCCCGCTGTCCAAGCCGAGACGTCGTACCGCAAGCCGAAAATCGCCCAAGACTGGAGCGCAGTTCAAACGGCCGCCCTGCGCGATATTCGTTCAGTCGAGTCACCTTCAAAACTTGAGCCTTTGAAGCCTGGCGCCAAAGCCGTGGAGAGCTACGTGGACTGGATCAGCGAGACAGAACTGAACGAACCTATTCAGCATAATCCTCGAGCTCACATGGTCTCAGACTTGGTACGTTACCGCGTCATGGCGGAGCTGGCCCAACGTCTGGGAAAGAGTCCAAAGTACACTGATTTACCACCCTCGCTTCATCCTGAACACAGGAACATTGGTAAAGTCGGCACACCGTTTACTGACCGGTTTAGGGTGCAGGTTTGGGACACGCCGGCAACAACTGTGGTCTCCCATATATCCAAGGATGGTCACTACTACATCCACCCGGACCCCCGCCAAGCGCGCAGTTTTACTGTGCGTGAGGCTGCGCGCTTACAGTCCTTCCCAGATAACTATTTCTTCGAAGGCCCGCGGACACAACAATTCCATCAGGTAGGAAACGCTGTCCCACCCCTTCTATCAAAGCAAATAGGAGAACTCGTCGCACAGATGCTCGGCACATTAGATATTCACAAAAAGGATTCAGAAGTGACCGCATAA
- the ssb gene encoding single-stranded DNA-binding protein, with amino-acid sequence MANHVSIRGFVSSEFEMRNTTTGLVIGNFRIGSTERRQDPITKLWVDGRTNWYRINVFRSLAQNAVSSIHKGDRIMVMGKLNIKSFLRKDGTHGTSVEIDAESVGPDLQFGTALFRRMASAHPAGENKFSQESNVAAGTHLSVVGNDEDQTYDDADDDADGGADQLHGFAAVAAAIHAHAEDDQDDQDDEYDDTVPEHDSGLNDGERADHQTGEILKTAAPF; translated from the coding sequence ATGGCTAATCATGTCAGCATTAGAGGGTTTGTAAGTTCCGAATTTGAGATGCGAAACACTACTACTGGGCTGGTTATTGGAAACTTCCGGATCGGTTCAACCGAGCGTCGCCAAGATCCGATCACCAAGTTGTGGGTTGACGGTCGCACAAATTGGTATCGGATTAACGTTTTTCGTTCGTTGGCGCAGAATGCCGTTTCCAGTATCCACAAGGGCGACCGCATCATGGTGATGGGCAAGCTCAACATCAAGTCTTTCCTTCGTAAAGACGGCACGCACGGGACCAGTGTCGAAATAGATGCGGAGAGTGTGGGTCCGGACCTGCAATTTGGGACTGCCCTTTTCAGGCGCATGGCAAGCGCGCATCCTGCAGGAGAGAACAAATTTTCGCAAGAGTCCAACGTTGCGGCCGGGACGCACCTTTCTGTAGTGGGAAATGATGAAGACCAAACCTACGATGACGCCGATGATGATGCCGACGGCGGAGCCGACCAGCTCCATGGGTTTGCGGCAGTTGCAGCTGCGATTCACGCCCATGCTGAAGATGATCAAGATGATCAAGATGATGAATACGACGACACAGTGCCCGAGCACGATTCTGGTCTGAACGACGGCGAACGTGCAGATCATCAGACAGGTGAGATTCTCAAGACTGCCGCGCCTTTCTAA
- a CDS encoding ATP-binding protein, giving the protein MRAAIELTPDPQLMESIRAVGYTFPTALADIIDNSISADAGRIQIVAPPSGEPFVAILDDGLGMSAETATHAMRLAGTSPDAKRGEKDLGRFGLGLKTASLSQCRSLTVASKKQGESVVAYEWDLDFLVETQSWSLLELSPEEIEDLPCVGLLNEQETGTLVLWRKLDRLLPDTNRSELDLADELTNAKEHLGLVFHRFISGETGRSLGISINGRNVVGADPMLEANTATMHGPIQPLSIDGETVLVRAFTLPQRNKLSEQEVLTAQMGGSFRDSQGFYVYREKRLVIWGTWFRIVPKQELGKLARVRVDIPNSLDHLWALDIKKAQAMPPPLVRDQLKRIADRIIAPSTRVFTYRGRRLGQTAVVRIWNHIDERGEFRYELNRRHPMVSSLMNTLHDLPQARFLLEELLSTAERGFPVNDVYSRLGQDQKFAEPRANDEEMLVTAKNLASAAHRLGVQQDQFVETYILSEPFSSANMAEELLRSAYDATD; this is encoded by the coding sequence ATGAGGGCTGCAATCGAGTTGACTCCCGACCCGCAGCTCATGGAATCAATCCGAGCTGTTGGATATACGTTCCCTACCGCACTGGCCGACATCATCGACAATTCAATATCTGCAGACGCGGGACGGATCCAGATCGTGGCACCGCCAAGCGGGGAACCATTCGTAGCAATACTCGATGATGGACTCGGCATGAGCGCAGAAACGGCTACGCATGCAATGAGGCTGGCCGGAACCTCCCCTGATGCCAAACGTGGGGAGAAAGACCTAGGACGATTCGGGCTGGGGCTCAAGACGGCATCTTTGTCTCAATGCCGCTCCCTCACGGTGGCATCGAAAAAACAAGGTGAATCGGTAGTCGCATACGAGTGGGACCTTGATTTCTTGGTTGAAACACAGTCATGGTCACTGCTCGAACTCTCCCCGGAGGAAATCGAGGATCTTCCCTGTGTTGGGCTGCTAAACGAGCAAGAGACAGGCACGCTGGTCCTCTGGCGAAAATTGGACAGGCTTCTTCCTGACACGAATCGATCTGAATTGGATCTGGCCGACGAACTGACTAACGCCAAGGAACACTTGGGACTGGTATTCCACCGTTTCATCTCAGGCGAGACCGGCCGTTCGTTAGGGATCTCAATCAATGGCCGCAACGTTGTCGGGGCTGACCCCATGCTTGAAGCCAATACGGCGACAATGCATGGCCCTATCCAGCCGCTGTCCATTGACGGCGAAACTGTTTTGGTCCGAGCATTTACCCTCCCCCAAAGAAACAAACTCAGTGAGCAAGAGGTTCTAACAGCCCAAATGGGGGGCTCCTTTCGCGACAGCCAGGGGTTCTACGTCTATCGCGAGAAGCGCTTGGTAATATGGGGCACATGGTTCAGGATCGTTCCGAAACAAGAACTTGGGAAACTGGCGCGGGTCCGCGTCGATATCCCTAACAGCTTGGATCATTTGTGGGCGCTCGATATCAAGAAGGCCCAGGCGATGCCACCACCCCTCGTACGGGACCAGCTCAAGCGAATCGCCGATCGGATCATTGCTCCTAGCACACGCGTCTTTACCTACAGGGGGCGAAGACTTGGTCAGACAGCAGTGGTCCGCATATGGAACCATATCGACGAGCGAGGGGAATTCCGCTACGAGCTCAATAGGCGCCACCCCATGGTGTCGTCCCTCATGAATACGCTCCATGACCTACCGCAAGCCAGATTCTTGCTGGAGGAACTCTTGTCGACGGCTGAACGCGGCTTCCCGGTTAACGATGTCTATAGCAGGCTTGGTCAAGACCAGAAATTTGCTGAGCCCCGGGCGAACGACGAAGAAATGCTCGTCACCGCGAAGAATCTCGCAAGTGCCGCACATCGGCTAGGGGTGCAGCAGGATCAATTTGTCGAAACATACATTTTGTCGGAACCATTTTCGAGCGCCAACATGGCAGAAGAACTACTGAGGAGCGCCTACGATGCCACTGATTGA
- a CDS encoding AIPR family protein — protein sequence MSVDFYAEFQSEVGTKAEVEGDFQVETFTAVVGEHLAEAGEMEDLQVAYFEGTGSRNRNLRVDGYDLSNSDDSIVLVVSDYFETAEPRVVRQAEITGALNALFNFLKESTSGQFRPGREESSPAYQLAYDLELRGKSASKYKLFYLTNGVLNERAKAPENGDLLDVPVEFHVWDIRRLEALAASNMGREELVIDLTKWVPAGIEALEVKGSADSSIYLAALPGQLLADLYEAHGSRLLESNVRSYLSNRGKVNQGIRQTVYREPDRFLAFNNGITATASNVELSHDGRSILTIKDLQIVNGGQTTASLFYVAKEKAKLKDWDLVNVPMKLVVVDDESASRLVPDISRFANSQNAVSTSDFFSNAPFHVRIEELARRTLVPAVAGQTYQTKWFYERTKGQYFTEKNRLSKSESLRFEKTFPRTQVITKTDLAKYEMSWMHRPSTVSAGAQKNFSAYASAVTDAWNKKDGPDSVNVEYFKDIVARSILFNSIRREIQAADWYEAGYLANIVTYTVAKLAHVVETSHRLGAMNFADIWTRQSVDPVVLKFSLQIALGVKKVLTSPTREVQNVTEWAKKEACWVKVKALPLEFPPQLSAWMVDAYQARDRKVAAVETEKLNDQLRGLTRLYEIPQESWRALEVFASERRLGAPTDHGILKMMVAGGKKVPSDLQATRLLKFVAAANSYGFSDFEP from the coding sequence ATGAGCGTTGACTTCTATGCGGAATTCCAGTCCGAAGTCGGAACGAAGGCTGAGGTAGAAGGCGATTTCCAAGTCGAGACGTTCACCGCGGTCGTGGGCGAACATCTGGCGGAGGCCGGAGAGATGGAAGATCTGCAAGTTGCGTACTTCGAAGGTACAGGGAGTAGAAACCGCAATCTCAGGGTGGACGGCTACGACCTGTCTAACAGTGACGACAGCATCGTCTTAGTCGTCTCGGATTATTTCGAAACCGCTGAGCCACGGGTTGTCCGGCAGGCGGAAATCACAGGGGCTCTCAACGCCCTATTCAACTTCCTCAAGGAATCAACGTCGGGCCAGTTCCGGCCAGGTCGCGAAGAGAGCAGCCCAGCATACCAACTGGCTTACGATTTGGAACTGCGGGGCAAAAGCGCGTCCAAGTACAAACTCTTTTATCTCACAAATGGTGTCCTAAATGAACGAGCAAAAGCTCCAGAAAACGGTGATCTTCTAGATGTACCGGTGGAGTTCCACGTTTGGGACATTCGGCGACTCGAAGCACTTGCGGCATCGAACATGGGGCGCGAAGAACTCGTCATAGATCTCACCAAGTGGGTACCCGCAGGAATCGAAGCCTTGGAAGTAAAGGGCAGCGCCGATTCCTCCATCTATCTTGCAGCGTTGCCAGGCCAGCTTCTTGCAGACCTATACGAGGCCCACGGAAGTCGCCTCTTGGAATCTAACGTCCGCTCGTATTTGTCAAACAGAGGCAAGGTCAACCAAGGCATTAGACAAACGGTTTATCGAGAGCCAGACCGCTTCCTTGCATTCAACAACGGAATCACGGCGACCGCGTCCAACGTCGAGCTGTCCCACGATGGGAGAAGTATCCTAACGATAAAGGACTTGCAAATCGTCAATGGTGGTCAGACTACGGCATCACTCTTCTACGTAGCCAAGGAGAAGGCCAAGCTCAAGGACTGGGACTTGGTAAATGTCCCAATGAAGCTTGTCGTCGTCGATGACGAAAGTGCATCACGTCTGGTGCCCGATATCTCACGATTCGCGAATAGCCAGAACGCGGTCAGCACGTCTGACTTTTTCTCCAACGCGCCTTTTCATGTGCGCATTGAGGAACTCGCCCGAAGGACGCTTGTCCCTGCAGTGGCCGGGCAAACGTACCAAACGAAGTGGTTCTACGAACGAACTAAGGGACAGTACTTCACGGAGAAGAACCGACTGTCAAAGTCAGAGTCTCTGCGATTTGAGAAGACCTTCCCGCGCACTCAGGTGATTACCAAGACTGATTTGGCAAAATATGAGATGTCCTGGATGCACCGTCCTTCTACGGTGAGTGCGGGTGCGCAAAAGAACTTCAGCGCTTATGCGTCTGCAGTCACCGATGCTTGGAACAAAAAAGACGGGCCAGATTCAGTCAATGTTGAATACTTCAAAGATATCGTGGCCCGGAGCATACTTTTCAACTCAATTCGCAGAGAAATCCAAGCCGCCGATTGGTATGAAGCAGGATATCTTGCCAATATCGTGACTTACACAGTTGCTAAACTCGCTCACGTCGTAGAGACCAGCCATCGATTGGGCGCCATGAATTTTGCCGATATTTGGACTAGGCAATCGGTAGATCCCGTTGTATTGAAGTTCTCCCTGCAGATAGCCCTTGGCGTAAAGAAAGTCCTCACTTCACCCACACGGGAAGTGCAGAACGTTACAGAATGGGCAAAAAAGGAAGCCTGCTGGGTGAAGGTCAAGGCGCTCCCCCTCGAGTTTCCACCACAGCTGTCGGCATGGATGGTAGACGCATACCAGGCCAGAGATCGCAAAGTAGCGGCAGTCGAGACCGAAAAGCTAAATGATCAACTGCGAGGATTGACTCGTCTCTACGAGATTCCGCAGGAGAGCTGGCGCGCCCTCGAGGTTTTCGCGTCTGAAAGACGGCTCGGCGCGCCCACCGACCACGGCATCTTAAAGATGATGGTTGCTGGAGGCAAGAAGGTGCCTTCGGACCTTCAAGCGACGAGACTCTTGAAATTTGTGGCTGCTGCCAACTCATATGGATTTTCAGACTTCGAGCCCTAA
- a CDS encoding PD-(D/E)XK motif protein → MSTIQPPKRSISLAIDVREGHRSDGLWTQTFILRDKSLSEPFQLFCSLMHREVSATATEPAGLQAVEDSIEHWTRLLRRGWGQQLSRNEMRGLFGELHFGFEVLAPHIPADTAVLAWTGPFEADQDYNFQTAAFEVKSRTAGFQSIRISSEDQLGAANLTLAVVVVSEAAGADHGYRTLPDLVAETRTKLSAVGNDALDLAFGELGFDPSDPAYDSYWFLAGEAVFYSITDGFPRIVSEQLPEAISRVTYALDLQKLDEFRCDLPQLQPVGELA, encoded by the coding sequence ATGAGCACTATCCAGCCGCCGAAGCGATCTATATCACTCGCAATAGATGTGCGGGAGGGTCACAGATCCGACGGGCTATGGACCCAGACCTTTATTTTGAGAGATAAGTCCCTCAGTGAGCCCTTCCAGCTCTTCTGCTCACTCATGCATAGGGAAGTCAGCGCGACGGCCACGGAACCGGCGGGTCTCCAGGCGGTGGAAGATTCCATAGAACACTGGACTCGGCTACTACGCCGTGGGTGGGGACAGCAACTAAGCAGAAACGAAATGCGCGGTCTCTTCGGGGAACTACATTTTGGTTTCGAGGTTCTTGCCCCGCACATACCAGCAGATACGGCCGTGCTGGCGTGGACCGGCCCTTTCGAGGCGGACCAAGACTACAACTTCCAAACGGCTGCATTCGAGGTCAAGAGCCGAACTGCTGGATTTCAGTCCATAAGGATCAGCAGCGAAGATCAGCTCGGGGCTGCAAATTTGACCCTGGCCGTCGTGGTCGTTTCTGAGGCAGCTGGAGCAGACCATGGCTATCGGACGCTACCGGACTTGGTCGCGGAAACCCGGACGAAGCTTTCAGCAGTCGGAAATGACGCCTTGGACTTGGCATTCGGAGAATTAGGCTTTGATCCCAGTGATCCCGCGTATGACAGCTATTGGTTCTTGGCGGGCGAGGCGGTTTTCTACTCCATCACGGACGGTTTCCCTCGCATTGTTTCGGAACAACTTCCCGAAGCAATTTCACGTGTAACCTATGCGCTAGATCTCCAGAAGCTTGATGAGTTTCGCTGTGATCTTCCGCAGCTGCAGCCCGTGGGAGAGCTGGCATGA
- a CDS encoding Z1 domain-containing protein: MPLIDLSNIADELDVIRRMVTARHNIVDVEGDKFNLTEDDIRQSVQALRPFAPTATAAQLEGVVRTLCEEWGIIDLGDTEPDIDVTLKSDHEEWLKKALLEKNVEWRRWSAYKKLLRNQGRSPQVVNDLDDATDRILDLAGNPREERTWNRKGLAIGDVQSGKTQTFLAVANKAADAGYKVIIVLAGNTEYLRKQTQERVDSDFIGRDGSKLLKKVNSSASTSNRIGIGLLDKSLHANGMTTPFYDYLQLKNEGHNLALVTKDSEYPYIFVVKKNSYVLDAVDQWSKNQADGASIVDAAALIIDDESDYASVDTSADGSDPTKINSAIRRILSRYARSSYLAVTATPFANIFINHEGYGDVGKKPQKGKASTGLDAETLDTKDLFPEHYIHSLKAPKNYVGLKRTFGTYEDPAINGLNDNSDCESVVPLKHAKDREVEELPETLLDAIDTYILANALFDLRGRAKDARSMLINVSKFTDVQNRIADLVQSYLARTQDALEAFGGMEVGGQQGQSLARLKIVFEAEFAECGSTWEEVLAVLPDSASPIRVKVYNSKPNRLGEDEAFEAVVPSRQIAIGGDLLSRGLTLNNLLTSYFYRSPMAADTMMQMARWFGYRDGYFDLVRLWIPSDKRVDYRFVEQAIRQLKRQIKTMSEQGLTPLDFGLAVQQHPESLLITARNKSRSATSAPSTIDLTNYRLETTKIPADPEALKSNEHAAAQLVSAMGLTTHSVSESTTVIRDVAKHHIAAFLDKYTFSHAARLLDSEALAAVVRGSSSDTYTHWDVVFVGGQKGNERWLLPSGLEMPRMVTRALLPRDGYFAVSGSSARLAGSQDLRHVLSAEKLAAMKSVDGKLPSNEEYYYQYMDRPALLIYVLQPIQMIKPSKRPDAKLISKPITDVTSLVALKLALPRTKKLDTKAGRDGVATYLHNTVAARAWKAQYAALEGEDSQEDTNV, encoded by the coding sequence ATGCCACTGATTGACCTGTCGAATATCGCAGATGAGCTCGACGTGATTCGGCGGATGGTAACCGCCCGGCACAATATTGTGGATGTCGAAGGGGACAAATTCAATTTGACGGAGGACGACATTCGTCAATCCGTGCAGGCCCTGCGGCCTTTCGCTCCTACAGCAACGGCAGCCCAACTCGAGGGCGTCGTGCGGACACTCTGCGAAGAATGGGGCATCATCGATCTCGGTGACACCGAGCCGGACATCGATGTCACCTTGAAATCAGATCACGAGGAATGGCTGAAGAAGGCTCTCCTAGAGAAGAATGTGGAATGGCGCCGCTGGAGCGCATATAAGAAGCTCTTACGTAATCAGGGGAGGTCTCCCCAAGTCGTCAATGATCTCGACGACGCCACCGATCGTATTCTCGATCTGGCTGGCAACCCCCGAGAGGAGCGCACTTGGAACCGAAAAGGATTGGCCATTGGAGACGTCCAGTCGGGCAAGACCCAGACCTTCTTGGCGGTGGCAAACAAGGCGGCCGACGCGGGCTACAAGGTCATCATCGTTCTAGCCGGGAACACTGAGTACCTTCGGAAACAAACTCAGGAGCGAGTGGATTCTGACTTTATTGGACGCGACGGTTCAAAATTGCTCAAAAAGGTCAACTCGAGTGCATCGACGTCCAACAGAATCGGGATCGGACTCCTCGACAAGTCACTTCATGCCAATGGCATGACCACCCCGTTCTATGACTACTTGCAACTCAAGAATGAAGGCCACAATCTGGCTCTGGTAACGAAGGACTCGGAGTATCCATACATATTTGTCGTCAAGAAGAACAGCTACGTCCTAGATGCCGTCGATCAGTGGTCAAAGAATCAGGCGGACGGGGCCAGCATCGTCGATGCCGCGGCATTGATCATCGATGACGAATCGGACTATGCCTCCGTCGACACATCGGCGGACGGCAGCGACCCCACCAAGATTAATTCGGCTATTAGACGCATACTTTCCCGTTACGCGCGGTCCTCGTATCTAGCAGTAACAGCCACTCCATTCGCCAACATTTTCATTAACCATGAGGGGTATGGGGACGTTGGGAAGAAGCCACAAAAGGGCAAGGCTTCAACAGGTCTGGATGCCGAGACTCTCGATACCAAAGATTTGTTTCCGGAGCACTACATTCATTCGCTGAAAGCCCCGAAAAACTATGTGGGGCTCAAACGGACATTTGGCACCTACGAAGATCCTGCTATCAACGGGCTAAATGACAACAGCGACTGTGAGTCGGTAGTCCCACTCAAGCATGCTAAAGATCGCGAAGTAGAGGAGCTTCCGGAAACGCTTCTGGATGCCATCGACACGTATATCTTGGCAAACGCGTTATTCGACCTGCGGGGTCGGGCCAAAGACGCCCGCTCCATGCTCATCAACGTCTCGAAATTCACCGACGTTCAGAATCGTATAGCCGACTTGGTTCAGTCCTATCTAGCCAGGACTCAGGATGCGTTGGAGGCCTTTGGTGGCATGGAGGTCGGCGGACAGCAGGGACAATCCCTGGCAAGACTGAAAATTGTCTTTGAAGCTGAATTTGCTGAGTGCGGCTCGACGTGGGAGGAGGTCTTGGCCGTTCTGCCAGACTCTGCTTCGCCCATCCGTGTAAAGGTCTACAACTCCAAGCCAAATCGGCTGGGCGAAGACGAAGCATTTGAGGCTGTAGTTCCTTCCCGGCAGATTGCCATCGGCGGTGATTTGCTCAGTCGTGGGTTGACTCTCAACAACCTCCTCACAAGTTACTTTTACCGAAGTCCCATGGCTGCCGACACTATGATGCAGATGGCACGCTGGTTCGGGTACCGCGATGGCTACTTCGACCTCGTTAGGCTGTGGATACCTAGTGACAAGAGAGTCGACTACCGATTCGTAGAACAGGCAATAAGGCAGCTCAAACGCCAAATCAAGACCATGTCCGAACAAGGGCTCACGCCGCTGGATTTCGGGCTAGCTGTCCAACAGCATCCGGAATCACTCCTCATTACCGCCCGGAACAAGTCCCGGAGCGCGACGAGTGCGCCCAGCACGATCGACCTCACTAACTACAGGTTGGAAACAACCAAAATTCCTGCGGATCCGGAAGCCCTGAAATCGAACGAGCACGCAGCTGCCCAGCTGGTGTCTGCCATGGGATTAACCACCCATTCAGTCTCTGAGTCCACAACTGTCATCAGAGACGTTGCCAAGCACCACATTGCCGCCTTCTTGGACAAATACACGTTCTCTCATGCTGCCCGTCTCTTGGACAGCGAGGCTCTGGCAGCCGTGGTCCGGGGAAGCTCGTCAGATACTTACACCCATTGGGACGTGGTTTTCGTCGGAGGTCAAAAGGGGAACGAGCGATGGTTGCTGCCGTCAGGCCTAGAGATGCCAAGGATGGTCACGCGAGCGCTGCTCCCCCGGGATGGGTATTTCGCAGTCAGTGGAAGTAGCGCCCGACTTGCGGGTAGCCAAGATCTTCGACACGTTCTCTCGGCTGAAAAGCTTGCGGCGATGAAATCCGTCGATGGCAAATTGCCTTCGAATGAGGAGTACTACTATCAGTACATGGATCGGCCGGCGTTGTTGATTTATGTCCTCCAACCGATCCAAATGATCAAGCCGTCAAAACGTCCAGATGCCAAGCTGATATCGAAGCCGATCACGGACGTGACAAGCTTGGTGGCACTGAAGCTCGCTCTGCCTCGGACGAAGAAGCTCGACACAAAGGCTGGCCGCGACGGCGTGGCGACATATCTGCACAACACGGTGGCCGCCCGGGCATGGAAGGCCCAATATGCGGCCCTTGAAGGCGAAGATTCGCAGGAGGATACTAATGTTTAG